The Chryseobacterium shigense genome segment GGGGCAATTTTGGTGAAAAATGCTGCCATTTTGGGAATTCTTTCGTCGCCGTACTCTACTCTCCTTAAATCTCTGCGGTATTCTTCGGTATTTTTAAGAAAGGTATTAAAATCAGAAATTCCGACAATATCTACGGAACACCTGATCTTATCGGCATATTCGTAAGCGGTTGCCAGCGTCATAAAACCGCCGTAGCTTCCTCCCATGATCATAATCCTGTCTTTGTCCAGTTCAGGCTGTTTGGCGATCCAGTCCAACAGTGCTCCTATATCTTTCACGGAATTCATTCTCAGATCCCAGTTATCCGCAGCAATGAATGTTTTCCCGAAACCGGATGAACCTCTTACATTAGGATAGATCATGGCAACTCCCATTTCATTGGTGAAATAATTGGAAGAGCCCAAAGAAGAAGCCATAGACTGACCTTCCGGACCACCGTGAATGTTAATAATCACCGGTCTTTTTCCTGTAAATTTCGATGCTGCAGGGTAATAAAATCCGGAGATTTTCAGATTGTCAAAGCTCTTCCATTCTATCAGTTTGGGAACCGACATATCGGCAGGCTGCATTTCACCCTGCTCGCTTTCCGTCCATCTTTCTATGCTCTGGCTGGCCATATCCATTTTGTAGATATCTGATCCTGAATCTGCGGCAGATCTTGAAAAGTAGAGAGATTTTCCATCGTTGGAAAACTTTACGCCACCAATCAGCCCAATTGGAATCTGGCTTACCTGTGTATATTTTTTGGTCGCGGTATCCATAATATACAGCTTATTAATTCCGCTCTCATTTGTTACAAATGCCAATCTGGACTGATCTTCCGAAAGATCATAATCTTCCACATTCCACGGAATAGAAGAAGTAAGATAGTCTGTTTTTTTGGTTTTTAAATTTAAGACAGCCAGCCTGCTGAATTCATTGTTACGGTCTGTAACATAGAAAATTTCATCAGGGTTTTTGCTGAAAGAAGCTCCGCCCTGTACTACCCCTTTTTCCTTTCTGTCAGTAATTGGTTCCAGTTTTTTCGTTTCCAGATCATAGATATACAGGTAAGAATCATTGGCAGAAACATATTCTGAGATCAGGAGCTTTTTGCCGTCTTCAGAAAGGTCAGAAATTCCCCAGCCGCCACCTTTCACTTCCAGTACGAGTTGAGTATCCTCTGGTTTTAAGGGATCCATGTAATAAATATCCCTGTCGCCGCCATTCCTTTTGGTGGATGAAAAATAAAATCCTGATCCGTCTTTTTTCCAGGTAATTCCACCGTTCTGGGATCTTCCGCCATCGGTAAGAAGTTGGGATTCCAGAGTTTTCAGATCGAGCTTAAAAAGCTGTCCGAATTCATTTCCTCCTGTATCTTTTCCATAGATCAGATATTCTCCTTTTACGGGTTCGTAGGATGCTGTACTCACAGGTTCATCAAAGAAGGTAATCTGTTTTCTGGCTCCCATCGGAAACGAAATCTTATGAAGCTGGTTGGTAGAAGCAAAACGGGTTGTGGCAATGATCTCTTTTCCATTGGGATGAATGCCTGCAATTCCTGCATTTCTGCTTTCTGAATACTTCTTAATAACCTGGTTAAGGCTTTTTGGAATAGGCAGTATATTTTCTGCAATCAGATTTTCGTTGGGACTTATAAAATCATTTTTCGACTGTGCAGCAATGAGCCCGGCCAGTGAAAGGGTAAGAATAATATATTTGTTTTTCATTCTTAAAATTTTGACTGAATTTACAAAAAAACCACAGACAAAATGCCTGTGGTTGGTATATAAAGATATTGAATCTTCTTAATTACTGATCTTAGATGTGGATTACTTCTCCGTAAGCAGCAGCAGCAGCCTCCATAATAGCTTCAGAAACTGTTGGGTGCGGGTGGATAGATTTGATGATCTCATGACCTGTAGTCTCCAGTTTTCTGGCAACTACCGCTTCTGCAACCATATCTGTAACTCCTTCACCAATCATATGACATCCTAACCACTCACCGTATTTGGCATCGAAAATAACTTTGATGAAACCGTCCGTATTTCCGTTAGCAGTTGCTTTACCACTTGCGGAAAGCGGGAATTTCCCTACTTTGATTTCGTATCCTTTTTCTTTTGCCTGCTTTTCTGTAAGACCTACAGATGCTACTTCAGGGTGACAGTATGTACATCCCGGAATATTACCGTAATCGATCTTTTCAACGTGCATTCCTTTGATTTTTTCAACACAAGTAATTCCTTCAGCAGAAGCAACGTGTGCCAAAGCCTGGGTAGGAATAATATCTCCGATTGCATAGTAACCCGGAACTGAAGTTTCGTACCATTCGTTTACTAAAACTCTTCCTTTATCTGTCTGGATTCCTACTTCTTCCAATCCGATGTTTTCGATATTGGCCGCGATACCTACGGCAGAAAGTAAAATATCAGCTTCAAGGGTAATGTTTCCGTTAGCTGTTTTTACAGTGGCTTTCACCCCTTCTCCGCTTGTGTCAACACTTTCTACAGAAGCATTTGTCATGATCTCGATTCCTGTCTTTTTAAGAGACTTTTCTAAATGCTTAGAAATTTCTTCATCTTCTACAGGAACAATGTTCGGCATAAACTCTACAACGGTTACTTTAGTTCCCATTGTATTGTAGAAATCGGCAAATTCTACCCCAATAGCACCTGAACCTACAACGATCATAGATTTTGGCTGTTCAGGAAGAGATAATGCCTGTCTGTACCCGATTACTTTTTTACCATCCTGAGGAAGGTTAGGAAGTTCTCTTGAACGTGCCCCGGTTGCAATAATGATATTTTCCGCTGCATATTCGGTTACTTTACCGTCTTTATCTGTAACAGAAACTTTTTTACCTTTCTGAACTTTAGCTGTACCAAGAATCACATCGATCTTGTTTTTCTTCATAAGGAATTCAATTCCTTTGCTCATTTTGCCGGCTACGCCACGGCTTCTCTGAATCACGTTTGGAAATTCAAAGCTGGCTTCCACTTTATTCAGGCCATAGTCTTCAGCATGGTTGATATAATGAAAAACCTGGGCAGACTTCAGTAAAGCTTTTGTAGGAATACATCCCCAGTTCAGGCAGATACCTCCTAAATTTTCTTTCTCGATAATTGCAGTTTTGAAACCCAATTGTGCTGCTCTGATCGCAGTAACATAACCGCCAGGACCGCTTCCGATGACAATGATATCGTAGTTCATTATTTTAAAAATTTTTATGCGAATTTAAGGAAAAATATTGGATGAAGCACGTTTCTGCAAATTCATCTTCGAATGTTATTTTCATTCTCTCTAAACAAAAAAGAGAATACAAAAAGTACTCTCTTTACGTATTTTATTTACGTTTAAAATTCCACATTACATTTTTTTCAGTAATCTTTTCTGACTCTGATATTTTTCATTTAATGCTTTCATCTGATCCCGTTTCATTTTTTTGGTGGCAAGCGGGTGATTCAGGATCAGTTTCTTTTCTGTATTGTATCTTTTATCCAGTTCCTTCGATTTCATGCTGATCAGTTCAGCTTTGGAAGGATGCGGAGGACTTTTCTGGGCATTGACATTCATTGACAGACCTAATAACACGACTGTTGATATAAAAAACTTTCTCATGACATTTACTTTTTCTGAATGATTTCAATCAATTAACAAATGTAGATTAAATTCATTCACGTTTAGGTAAATATTACATATATCATACCAGAGTTTTTACTACTTCCTATTAAACTGTAGTAGGTTTCACCTCAATAAGAAAATTTTCATAATTCTTTACATGTTTCTGGGAAAATAAGGCTGAACACAAGAAAAGATAAAAGGAAAAGGAATTTTAGTTTTATTTTGAAAATATCAAAATCCGTTTGATTCTACTTCTTTATAAACTTTTCTGTAAAAATATTACCATCTTTAGTTAAAACTTTCAAAATGAAATTTCCTGTTGGAAGACCAGATATATTAATTTTAGAAGAAGCAACCGGATTATCAATCAATCTTCCATTCATATCAAAAATTTGCAAAAACTGTATATTTTTGATATTTGGATAACTTACATTAATATAATCGTTTGATGGATTGGGATAAATTTTAAAGGTCTGATCTTCTGATTTATGATCAATAGTACTTAACGCTGAAAATGGAAGTGCTTCAATCTGATAATTATCTAAAAGCATAACTCCATTTTGTACTCCACTTAAAAAGCTAAAATACATTCTATGCTCAAAAATTTCCTGGTTAGGTATTGGATTATACTGAGTGTTTGCAGCATCCAATACACCTATTCCATATGGTCCCTCTATAGTAACTTTACCTGTATCATAGTCATAGGTATATACTATATCTTGTAAAACATTTGGTGGATTAAATTGATTGTTTAATAATGAAACTTTATAATAGTCCACTGTGTTATCGACTTTCTTGGTAGCTCTTGCATATCCATCTATTATTCTTCCTTCTAGACCAATAGTTAAACCAACAATCATTCTTTTTTGACTATCATAAAGACCAATAGTAATATCGGATTTAATATCTTTAGTATATAATTGGAATTTAACTCTTAAAACATTATTTCCTGATTGTCTACCTGACCATAAAGTCCCCAAATTACCGGTATTTTTTATTTCATAACGATCCATAAACTGATTGTTAGGTGTCGTTATTTTAAGAATTTTACCTTGTCCTCCATTACCTTGAGAAACTTGCAAAACTGGAGGTCTGTAAGCTGCAGGAATATTAGGAGTTCCACTTGAATAATTTATGATAGTCCAATTATTGAATGCTCCAATACTATAATTTTCAAAGTTCTCTGTATGCAATGCTTGAGAGAAAATTAAACTGCTTATAAATAGTATTGAAAGTAAATATTTTTTCATAATCATTATTGTTTTAATTTTTATGCTAAGATAAATAAATGTATTTAATTTTTGTCTTTCAATAAAATAAATAATGCTTTATCTAATTCCGGATAGATGAACTGAAACCCGTTTCTGATGAGTTTTTCGGGATAAACATTTCTGC includes the following:
- a CDS encoding S9 family peptidase — its product is MKNKYIILTLSLAGLIAAQSKNDFISPNENLIAENILPIPKSLNQVIKKYSESRNAGIAGIHPNGKEIIATTRFASTNQLHKISFPMGARKQITFFDEPVSTASYEPVKGEYLIYGKDTGGNEFGQLFKLDLKTLESQLLTDGGRSQNGGITWKKDGSGFYFSSTKRNGGDRDIYYMDPLKPEDTQLVLEVKGGGWGISDLSEDGKKLLISEYVSANDSYLYIYDLETKKLEPITDRKEKGVVQGGASFSKNPDEIFYVTDRNNEFSRLAVLNLKTKKTDYLTSSIPWNVEDYDLSEDQSRLAFVTNESGINKLYIMDTATKKYTQVSQIPIGLIGGVKFSNDGKSLYFSRSAADSGSDIYKMDMASQSIERWTESEQGEMQPADMSVPKLIEWKSFDNLKISGFYYPAASKFTGKRPVIINIHGGPEGQSMASSLGSSNYFTNEMGVAMIYPNVRGSSGFGKTFIAADNWDLRMNSVKDIGALLDWIAKQPELDKDRIMIMGGSYGGFMTLATAYEYADKIRCSVDIVGISDFNTFLKNTEEYRRDLRRVEYGDERIPKMAAFFTKIAPLNNIDKIKKPMFIIQGTNDPRVPVTEAVQMRDKLKAQGKTVWYLEAKNEGHGFRKKENVDFQRLAVIRFMQEYLLK
- the lpdA gene encoding dihydrolipoyl dehydrogenase, with translation MNYDIIVIGSGPGGYVTAIRAAQLGFKTAIIEKENLGGICLNWGCIPTKALLKSAQVFHYINHAEDYGLNKVEASFEFPNVIQRSRGVAGKMSKGIEFLMKKNKIDVILGTAKVQKGKKVSVTDKDGKVTEYAAENIIIATGARSRELPNLPQDGKKVIGYRQALSLPEQPKSMIVVGSGAIGVEFADFYNTMGTKVTVVEFMPNIVPVEDEEISKHLEKSLKKTGIEIMTNASVESVDTSGEGVKATVKTANGNITLEADILLSAVGIAANIENIGLEEVGIQTDKGRVLVNEWYETSVPGYYAIGDIIPTQALAHVASAEGITCVEKIKGMHVEKIDYGNIPGCTYCHPEVASVGLTEKQAKEKGYEIKVGKFPLSASGKATANGNTDGFIKVIFDAKYGEWLGCHMIGEGVTDMVAEAVVARKLETTGHEIIKSIHPHPTVSEAIMEAAAAAYGEVIHI
- a CDS encoding T9SS type A sorting domain-containing protein; its protein translation is MKKYLLSILFISSLIFSQALHTENFENYSIGAFNNWTIINYSSGTPNIPAAYRPPVLQVSQGNGGQGKILKITTPNNQFMDRYEIKNTGNLGTLWSGRQSGNNVLRVKFQLYTKDIKSDITIGLYDSQKRMIVGLTIGLEGRIIDGYARATKKVDNTVDYYKVSLLNNQFNPPNVLQDIVYTYDYDTGKVTIEGPYGIGVLDAANTQYNPIPNQEIFEHRMYFSFLSGVQNGVMLLDNYQIEALPFSALSTIDHKSEDQTFKIYPNPSNDYINVSYPNIKNIQFLQIFDMNGRLIDNPVASSKINISGLPTGNFILKVLTKDGNIFTEKFIKK